A single region of the Bacillus cereus genome encodes:
- a CDS encoding DinB family protein gives MFVQSALHQLKVAVDTSIQILNQYTESDLIIKPIESKRSLFEMYTHLPLIFHADLLVLNGISEKELHTFYIEQTPKTITQMQQMMIKGYELLSKTFLSYSNEELAEIMTAYWGISYSRFEWLLEIVAHFYHHRGQIHILLCEHIKDPNIPLFQ, from the coding sequence ATGTTTGTACAATCTGCGTTGCACCAACTTAAAGTTGCTGTCGATACTTCTATTCAAATACTGAACCAATATACTGAAAGTGATTTAATAATAAAACCGATTGAATCAAAGCGTTCATTATTTGAAATGTATACACATCTTCCCCTTATTTTCCATGCGGATTTGCTCGTATTAAATGGTATTTCGGAAAAAGAGTTACATACCTTTTATATAGAACAAACACCAAAAACGATTACTCAAATGCAACAAATGATGATAAAAGGGTACGAACTACTTTCTAAAACTTTCTTATCCTATTCCAATGAAGAGTTAGCGGAAATTATGACTGCTTATTGGGGTATTTCTTATTCTCGATTCGAATGGTTGCTTGAAATCGTTGCACACTTTTATCATCATCGCGGACAAATTCATATTTTATTGTGCGAGCACATTAAAGATCCTAACATACCTTTATTTCAATAA
- a CDS encoding macrolide family glycosyltransferase, with the protein MANVLVINFPGEGHINPTLAIVSELIQRGETVVSYCIEDYRKKIEATGAEFRVFENFLSQINIMERVNEGGSPLTMLSHMIEASERIVTQIVEETKGEKYDYLIYDNHFPVGRIIANVLKLPSVSSCTTFAFNQYITFNDEQESRQVDETNPLYQSCLAGMAKWNKQYGMKCNSMYDIMNHPGDITIVYTSKEYQPRSDVFDESYKFVGPSIAARKEAGSFPIEDLKDEKVIFISMGTVFNEQPGLYEKCFEAFKDVEATVVLVVGKKINISQFENIPNNFKLYNYVPQLEVLQHADVFVTHGGMNSSSEALYYGVPLVVIPVTGDQPLVAKRVTEVGAGIRLNRKELASELLRETVKKVMDDVTFKENSRKVGESLRNAGGYNKAVDEIFKMKMNSYSKLQ; encoded by the coding sequence ATGGCAAATGTACTCGTAATAAATTTCCCTGGAGAAGGTCATATTAATCCGACTTTAGCTATTGTTAGTGAGTTAATTCAGCGAGGGGAAACAGTTGTTTCGTATTGTATTGAAGATTATAGAAAGAAGATTGAAGCAACAGGTGCAGAATTCCGAGTGTTTGAGAATTTTCTCTCTCAAATTAATATTATGGAACGAGTAAATGAAGGTGGGAGTCCTTTGACGATGCTATCTCATATGATTGAAGCATCAGAGCGTATTGTGACTCAAATTGTAGAAGAAACAAAAGGCGAAAAATACGATTACTTGATATACGATAATCATTTTCCAGTAGGACGTATTATAGCGAATGTTTTAAAATTACCTAGTGTTTCTTCCTGTACAACATTTGCTTTTAATCAGTACATTACTTTTAACGATGAACAAGAATCAAGACAAGTAGATGAAACGAATCCATTATATCAATCTTGTTTAGCGGGAATGGCAAAATGGAATAAGCAGTATGGTATGAAATGTAATAGTATGTATGATATTATGAATCATCCTGGTGATATTACTATTGTATATACTTCAAAAGAATATCAGCCGCGGTCAGATGTATTCGATGAATCGTATAAGTTTGTCGGTCCATCAATTGCTGCTCGAAAAGAAGCAGGCAGCTTTCCTATTGAAGATTTAAAAGATGAAAAAGTGATTTTCATTTCTATGGGAACAGTTTTTAATGAACAACCTGGGCTATATGAAAAATGTTTTGAAGCGTTTAAAGATGTAGAAGCGACAGTCGTATTAGTTGTTGGTAAGAAGATAAATATAAGTCAATTTGAAAACATTCCGAATAACTTTAAGTTGTATAATTATGTACCACAATTAGAAGTATTACAGCATGCTGATGTATTCGTGACACATGGTGGTATGAATAGTTCGAGTGAAGCACTATATTACGGTGTCCCGTTAGTTGTAATTCCGGTAACAGGAGATCAGCCTTTAGTGGCGAAACGAGTGACTGAAGTAGGGGCTGGAATAAGGCTTAATCGTAAAGAATTAGCTTCTGAATTGTTACGTGAGACTGTAAAGAAAGTAATGGATGATGTGACGTTTAAAGAGAATAGTCGTAAAGTTGGAGAGTCACTTCGGAATGCTGGTGGATATAATAAGGCAGTTGATGAAATATTTAAAATGAAAATGAATTCATACTCAAAACTTCAATAA
- a CDS encoding class I SAM-dependent methyltransferase: MSKKLIYSDYDVFADIYNKHWGHFAEHSYPAYHKFILQDAASHSRILDLCCGTGHLTRKLIDNNFIVTGIDGSAQMIEHARQNAPDASFTVDDARSFKVNEKFHYVISAGDSLNHIMKLDELKNTFHHVYLALYDGGTFAFDMNMEKGFLESWSASFHISEQKYVCTINSTYDIERKKAEMNFILFRHDINANWKRSDFSFEEACYSNEEIISSLESVGFKNIQLHGTNRTFFICEK, from the coding sequence ATGTCTAAAAAACTAATTTATTCTGATTATGATGTTTTTGCAGACATCTATAATAAACATTGGGGACATTTTGCAGAACACTCTTATCCAGCCTATCATAAATTCATTTTACAAGATGCAGCTTCCCACTCCCGTATATTAGACCTTTGCTGCGGGACTGGACATCTTACTAGGAAACTAATTGATAATAATTTTATAGTAACTGGTATAGATGGTTCTGCTCAAATGATTGAACACGCACGTCAAAACGCGCCAGATGCATCCTTCACCGTCGATGATGCACGCTCTTTCAAAGTGAATGAGAAATTCCACTATGTCATTTCAGCCGGTGATAGCTTAAATCATATAATGAAATTAGATGAGCTAAAAAACACTTTCCATCATGTTTATTTAGCATTATATGATGGAGGTACATTTGCATTTGATATGAATATGGAGAAAGGTTTTCTTGAAAGTTGGAGTGCGTCCTTTCACATTTCAGAACAAAAATATGTCTGTACGATAAACTCTACTTATGACATTGAAAGAAAAAAAGCAGAAATGAACTTTATACTATTTAGGCATGACATAAATGCTAATTGGAAAAGAAGTGACTTTTCTTTTGAGGAAGCTTGTTACTCCAATGAAGAAATAATTTCTTCATTGGAATCTGTAGGATTTAAAAACATTCAACTACATGGTACAAATAGAACATTTTTTATTTGTGAAAAATAA
- a CDS encoding 2-keto-4-pentenoate hydratase, which produces MLIKELADELLQAENSRVGIPPFTERYANLSVEDAYNIQLEVVERKLENGRCVIGKKVGLTSVAMQQMLGVNEPDYGHLLDDMKIENGSEISISSFVSPKIEAEIGFVLAEDLNGPNITYVDVLMATKYVVPTLEIIDSRIADWKIRLADTVADNGSSAKVVIGDTFSSVDKVDLRTTGMTLYKNKSLIATGAGAAALGHPAQAVAWLANKLHEFNIGLKAGELILPGALSGAVSVNSKDSIQADFGSLGSVSVTFI; this is translated from the coding sequence TTGTTAATTAAAGAATTAGCTGATGAACTATTACAAGCTGAAAATTCACGAGTAGGGATACCTCCTTTTACTGAGAGATATGCTAATTTATCTGTTGAGGATGCTTATAATATTCAGCTTGAAGTAGTAGAAAGAAAGTTGGAGAATGGGCGTTGTGTAATTGGAAAGAAAGTTGGACTTACGAGTGTTGCGATGCAGCAGATGCTTGGGGTAAATGAACCAGATTATGGACATTTACTAGATGATATGAAGATAGAAAATGGTAGTGAAATTTCAATAAGTTCCTTTGTATCTCCCAAAATAGAGGCAGAAATAGGGTTTGTTTTAGCAGAAGACTTAAATGGGCCTAATATTACATATGTTGACGTACTAATGGCGACGAAATATGTAGTGCCTACACTTGAAATTATTGATAGTCGAATTGCTGATTGGAAAATTCGGCTTGCTGATACAGTGGCGGATAATGGATCGTCGGCAAAAGTTGTAATTGGTGATACATTCTCTAGTGTTGATAAAGTAGATTTACGTACAACCGGAATGACACTTTATAAAAATAAGAGTTTAATTGCAACGGGTGCTGGTGCGGCTGCATTAGGGCATCCTGCGCAAGCTGTTGCTTGGCTAGCTAATAAACTTCATGAGTTTAATATTGGATTAAAAGCAGGGGAGTTAATTTTACCAGGTGCGTTATCTGGTGCAGTCTCAGTAAATAGTAAAGATAGTATTCAAGCTGATTTCGGTTCACTCGGATCGGTTTCTGTTACCTTCATATAG
- a CDS encoding Cof-type HAD-IIB family hydrolase: MYKVVFIDVDGTLLSEIDRSMHESTKEAVQRLIDKGIHVVVTTGRPYSLCLQFKELGINTFISANGAHIKCADEVVHKSVLSSEIVHDISSFAELHGHSVSYFTEEFVMNGIASEDERVIRALNETLNLEHYPDKIRNLSEEIYCVCLYADETEAQKFFERYPALTFERFHGYVMNVLEDNKVSKLTAIQKVLEHLKICKSEAIAFGDGGNDIEMLQYVGLGIAMGNGGEELKTRADFVTKKASEGGILFALEKFHVV; the protein is encoded by the coding sequence ATGTACAAAGTTGTATTTATTGATGTTGACGGTACTCTTTTAAGCGAGATTGATAGAAGTATGCATGAAAGCACAAAAGAAGCGGTACAAAGGTTAATAGATAAAGGAATTCACGTAGTTGTTACAACAGGGAGACCATATAGTTTATGCTTACAATTTAAAGAGCTGGGCATAAATACGTTTATTTCTGCAAATGGTGCACATATAAAATGTGCTGATGAAGTTGTACATAAATCGGTACTTTCAAGTGAAATTGTTCATGATATTTCAAGTTTTGCTGAATTACATGGTCATAGTGTTTCTTATTTTACAGAAGAATTTGTAATGAATGGTATTGCCTCAGAAGACGAACGTGTAATACGAGCATTAAATGAAACGTTAAATTTAGAACATTATCCTGACAAAATTAGAAACTTATCAGAAGAGATTTATTGTGTATGTCTGTATGCTGATGAAACAGAAGCTCAAAAATTCTTTGAAAGATATCCAGCACTTACGTTTGAACGTTTTCATGGTTACGTTATGAATGTGTTGGAAGATAATAAAGTATCGAAGCTAACTGCAATTCAAAAGGTATTGGAACATCTAAAAATTTGTAAGTCAGAAGCAATTGCATTCGGAGATGGTGGGAATGATATTGAGATGTTACAGTATGTAGGATTAGGAATTGCGATGGGGAATGGCGGAGAAGAGTTAAAAACAAGGGCAGATTTCGTTACAAAGAAGGCGAGTGAAGGTGGTATTTTATTTGCCTTAGAGAAGTTTCATGTCGTCTAA
- a CDS encoding acetaldehyde dehydrogenase (acetylating), whose product MEKVKVAIIGSGNIGTDLMYKLRKSEVIELNAMIGIDSESDGLKRAKEAGYEVFDNGIQAIIDNPSLADIVFDATSAKAHSYHAKVLGELGKIVIDLTPAAYGPFVCPAIQNNNFVDKQNVNMITCGGQATIPIVYAINEVANVTYAEIVATISSLSAGPGTRANIDEFTITTKRGIEEVGGADSGKALIILNPADPPILMRDTVYCEVENMDEFSIQEAIYKMVEVVKRYVPGYSLKQEPMFDGNRVTVFLEVEGAGDYFPPYAGNLDIMTAAALKVGEEFAVQIISEKKRGVMNEAK is encoded by the coding sequence GTGGAGAAAGTAAAGGTAGCTATTATTGGATCAGGTAATATTGGCACGGATTTAATGTATAAATTAAGAAAAAGTGAAGTCATAGAGCTGAATGCCATGATCGGAATAGATTCGGAATCGGATGGTTTAAAGCGAGCAAAAGAAGCGGGATACGAGGTTTTTGATAATGGAATACAAGCAATTATTGATAATCCAAGTTTAGCTGATATTGTATTTGATGCAACTTCAGCTAAAGCACATAGTTATCATGCAAAAGTATTAGGAGAACTTGGAAAAATAGTAATTGACTTAACACCTGCTGCATATGGACCGTTCGTTTGCCCTGCTATACAAAATAATAATTTTGTAGATAAGCAAAACGTTAATATGATTACGTGCGGGGGACAAGCAACGATTCCGATTGTTTATGCTATTAATGAGGTAGCAAATGTTACATATGCAGAGATAGTTGCTACAATTTCAAGTTTAAGTGCTGGTCCAGGTACACGGGCAAATATTGATGAGTTTACTATTACCACAAAGCGTGGAATTGAAGAAGTTGGTGGAGCAGACAGCGGGAAAGCACTTATTATATTAAATCCTGCAGACCCGCCTATTTTAATGAGAGATACAGTATATTGTGAAGTTGAAAATATGGATGAATTTTCTATCCAAGAAGCTATTTATAAGATGGTTGAAGTAGTGAAGCGATATGTTCCGGGTTATTCTTTAAAACAAGAGCCGATGTTTGATGGGAATCGAGTAACTGTATTTTTAGAGGTTGAAGGAGCTGGAGATTATTTTCCCCCTTATGCCGGTAATTTAGATATTATGACAGCGGCGGCATTAAAAGTAGGTGAAGAATTTGCCGTGCAAATCATTTCGGAGAAGAAAAGAGGTGTAATGAATGAGGCGAAATAG
- a CDS encoding histidine phosphatase family protein: MQILLIRHGESEADILNVHEGRADFELTEKGRQQVQRLVQKVKADFPPDFIWASTLKRARETAETLAEEIGCPIQLEEELMEFNNGVQAGLSFEEAKKYPEPKFLHDRFENGESFIEFRMRIEGIFSKIVTENTYDRIAIVAHGGVINSILRAFFQMPISMDYYFKMGDTGISLIELTDKQKTIHFINDTNHLDRM; this comes from the coding sequence ATGCAAATACTACTAATACGCCACGGAGAATCAGAAGCCGACATTTTAAATGTACATGAAGGACGAGCTGACTTTGAATTAACAGAAAAGGGAAGACAGCAAGTACAAAGACTTGTACAGAAAGTGAAAGCGGATTTCCCGCCAGATTTCATTTGGGCAAGCACATTAAAACGTGCTCGAGAAACGGCTGAAACATTAGCGGAAGAAATCGGATGCCCAATTCAACTAGAAGAAGAATTAATGGAGTTTAATAATGGAGTACAAGCCGGTTTATCCTTTGAAGAAGCGAAAAAATATCCAGAGCCAAAATTTCTCCATGATCGTTTTGAAAACGGGGAATCATTTATTGAATTTAGAATGAGAATAGAAGGAATCTTTTCTAAAATCGTGACAGAGAATACATATGACCGAATTGCAATTGTTGCACACGGTGGTGTAATAAATAGTATTTTACGAGCGTTTTTCCAAATGCCAATTAGCATGGACTATTATTTTAAAATGGGAGATACGGGAATTAGCTTGATTGAACTTACGGATAAACAGAAAACTATTCATTTTATAAATGATACAAATCATTTAGATAGGATGTAA
- a CDS encoding GNAT family N-acetyltransferase: MNIEKKKSLTANEIQQMKDLSHICGQHDQIDYSSDLHVNFLTARNKEKINDFLFYDNTQLISALSMYDFERPTKLELIGFVHPNYRKQHIGTTLLQTAMKEIRIREADEALLIMNGDSASGKEFAKQMKLPYLYSEYSMEFKAKEVQKTTKNTIQLTLASSESLLNLIEISSKAFGDSVENTATWLQKMMNSPSHQVYSALIDEKVIGTITVSEQGQSTTLSGFAVHPSYQGKGYGKDILSYMVHTLITEGISTIELDVETKNNNALKLYTQCGFEIKTKHDYYNLMNFEEHTYV, from the coding sequence ATGAATATTGAAAAAAAGAAATCTTTAACAGCAAACGAAATTCAGCAAATGAAAGATTTATCTCATATTTGCGGACAACACGATCAAATTGATTACTCGTCAGATTTACATGTAAACTTTTTAACTGCTCGTAATAAAGAAAAGATAAATGATTTTCTATTTTATGATAATACACAATTAATCAGTGCATTAAGTATGTATGACTTTGAAAGACCGACAAAACTGGAGTTAATAGGGTTTGTCCATCCGAACTATAGGAAACAACATATAGGCACCACTCTTTTACAAACCGCAATGAAAGAAATACGAATAAGGGAGGCAGATGAAGCTCTTCTTATTATGAATGGGGATTCTGCTTCTGGGAAAGAATTTGCAAAACAAATGAAGTTACCTTATTTATATAGTGAATATAGTATGGAGTTCAAAGCAAAAGAAGTGCAAAAAACAACAAAGAATACTATACAGCTCACTCTTGCATCTTCAGAATCACTTCTTAATCTTATTGAAATTTCCAGTAAAGCCTTTGGAGATTCTGTAGAAAATACCGCTACATGGTTACAGAAAATGATGAATTCACCTTCCCATCAAGTTTACAGTGCCCTTATCGATGAAAAAGTGATAGGAACGATTACAGTTTCTGAGCAAGGGCAATCTACTACACTATCAGGATTCGCAGTTCATCCTTCTTATCAAGGTAAAGGATATGGTAAAGATATTCTTAGTTATATGGTACATACACTTATTACAGAAGGGATTTCAACAATTGAATTAGACGTCGAAACGAAAAATAACAATGCTTTAAAACTATATACACAATGTGGTTTTGAAATTAAAACGAAGCATGACTATTATAATTTAATGAATTTTGAGGAGCATACATATGTCTAA
- the dmpG gene encoding 4-hydroxy-2-oxovalerate aldolase, whose product MRRNSEMPVKITEVCLRDGSHVMKHQFTEEQVRSVTRALDEAGMHYIEVSHGDGLGGSTLQYGKSLVNEMKLIEAAVDECKQAKVAVLLIPGIGTIYELKQAASIGAKIVRVATHVTEADVSAQHIQFARELGMEVCGFLMMAHSAPVEKLVEQAKLMEGYGAEAVYVTDSAGALLPHEVRERIRALRQSLNIEIGFHGHNNLSVAVANTVAAIEEGATRIDGSVRCLGAGAGNAQTEVLLAVLDRIGYKLDIDLYKMMDLAEDVVAPLLPAPQEIQKGSLVMGYAGVYSSFLLHAERAAKRFNVDARDILIELGKRKVVGGQEDMILDVAAELAKIKMGV is encoded by the coding sequence ATGAGGCGAAATAGTGAAATGCCAGTGAAAATAACGGAAGTTTGTTTACGTGATGGAAGCCATGTAATGAAACATCAATTTACAGAAGAACAAGTTCGATCTGTTACAAGGGCATTAGATGAGGCTGGTATGCATTATATCGAAGTGAGTCATGGGGATGGCTTAGGAGGATCCACATTACAATATGGAAAGTCGTTAGTTAATGAAATGAAGCTGATTGAAGCAGCGGTAGATGAGTGTAAACAAGCTAAAGTAGCTGTTTTATTAATTCCCGGCATTGGAACGATCTATGAATTAAAGCAAGCTGCAAGTATTGGTGCGAAAATTGTTCGTGTAGCAACGCATGTAACAGAAGCTGATGTTTCAGCTCAGCATATTCAATTTGCGCGTGAGTTAGGAATGGAAGTATGCGGTTTTTTAATGATGGCACATTCTGCACCGGTTGAAAAGTTAGTAGAACAAGCAAAGCTTATGGAAGGTTATGGTGCAGAAGCAGTTTATGTAACAGATTCAGCGGGGGCTTTATTGCCTCATGAAGTACGTGAACGTATCCGTGCTTTGCGTCAATCTTTAAATATTGAAATTGGTTTCCATGGTCATAATAACCTTTCTGTTGCAGTAGCGAATACAGTGGCGGCAATTGAAGAAGGTGCGACACGTATTGACGGAAGCGTGCGGTGTCTTGGAGCTGGAGCTGGAAATGCCCAAACAGAAGTATTGCTCGCTGTTTTAGATCGTATCGGATATAAGCTAGATATAGATTTATATAAGATGATGGACTTGGCTGAGGATGTTGTTGCGCCTTTATTGCCAGCACCACAAGAAATTCAAAAAGGTAGTCTTGTAATGGGATATGCTGGTGTATACTCTAGCTTTTTATTACATGCTGAAAGAGCGGCAAAACGATTTAATGTAGATGCCCGTGATATTTTAATAGAACTGGGGAAAAGAAAAGTAGTTGGAGGACAAGAGGATATGATTTTAGATGTAGCGGCAGAATTAGCAAAGATAAAAATGGGGGTGTAA
- a CDS encoding 4-oxalocrotonate tautomerase: MPIIQIQIIEGRKQEQIQNLIFDVTEAVAKNLDVDVGRVRVLVNEIPSSHWGVGGRSKASLDEK, from the coding sequence ATGCCAATTATACAAATTCAAATAATAGAAGGTAGAAAGCAGGAGCAAATTCAAAATCTAATATTTGATGTTACAGAGGCAGTTGCGAAAAACTTAGATGTAGATGTTGGACGAGTGCGTGTTTTAGTGAATGAAATCCCGAGTTCACATTGGGGAGTAGGAGGAAGGTCTAAAGCTAGTTTAGATGAAAAATAG
- a CDS encoding nitrate reductase, with translation MLQQLFTSSILSVQTLHPGYEDHASDVFLVKTASEEVIVRSSKMTEEPSNDFWWGCKNLFGIDPRNVHYLETIHALLKKHTTLPIPTILQKHILNGQEYVIVEKLTGSTLQSFIGQPDSILFSLGKGLAEIHSFQAEFIGNPSSTFHISLEEFKSHILKVSKDLVNRFYSDNAGIHNAFHTFESQLSSLPAPKEATLVLIDMDPTQFLSDGTTITGLVDTEAYAVAPREFDFIGLEYVFTEKEAHAFKQGYETIMPIPRLKECRQPYRYLYRLLSVQGNVELEKWLSHPSYF, from the coding sequence ATGCTACAACAACTATTCACTTCATCTATCTTATCTGTTCAAACTTTACACCCAGGTTATGAAGATCATGCAAGCGATGTATTTCTTGTTAAAACAGCATCTGAAGAAGTTATTGTTCGTTCCTCAAAAATGACTGAAGAGCCTAGCAATGATTTTTGGTGGGGATGTAAAAACCTTTTTGGAATTGATCCAAGGAACGTACATTATTTAGAAACAATACACGCATTATTGAAAAAGCATACTACCTTACCAATCCCTACTATTTTACAAAAACATATTTTAAATGGCCAAGAGTATGTAATCGTCGAAAAACTAACCGGAAGTACACTGCAATCATTTATCGGACAACCTGATTCTATTTTATTCAGCCTTGGAAAAGGACTAGCAGAGATTCATTCGTTTCAAGCAGAGTTTATAGGAAACCCATCAAGTACTTTCCACATTTCACTAGAAGAATTTAAGTCTCACATATTAAAAGTCAGTAAAGATCTTGTAAATAGGTTCTATTCCGATAACGCGGGCATCCATAACGCATTTCATACTTTTGAGTCACAACTCTCTTCCTTGCCAGCACCAAAGGAAGCTACACTCGTTTTAATTGATATGGACCCTACTCAGTTTTTATCAGATGGTACAACTATTACGGGTTTAGTAGATACAGAAGCCTATGCAGTTGCTCCTCGAGAGTTTGATTTCATCGGCTTAGAATATGTATTTACAGAAAAAGAGGCTCATGCTTTTAAACAAGGTTACGAAACCATTATGCCCATTCCTCGTCTTAAAGAATGTAGACAACCCTATCGATATTTATATCGCTTATTATCTGTTCAGGGTAATGTGGAGTTAGAAAAGTGGCTAAGTCATCCATCCTATTTTTAA
- the alr gene encoding alanine racemase gives MSLKYGRDTIVEVDLNAVKHNVKEFKKHVNDENITMMAAVKANGYGHGAVEVAKSAIEAGINQLAVAFVDEAIELREAGITVPILILGYTSVAAVEDAIQYDVMMTVYRIEDLQSINEIANRLQKKVQIQVKIDTGMSRIGLQEEEVKPFLEELNRMEYVEVVGMFTHYSTADETDKAYTNMQTGLFEKAVNTAKELGIHFPYIHSSNSAGSMELSNTFQNMVRVGIGIYGMYPSKEVDHTVVALKPALSLKSKVAHVKHAKKKRGVSYGNTYVTTGEEWIATVPIGYADGYNRQLSNKGHALINGVRVPVIGRVCMDQLMLDVTKAMPVQVGDEVVFYGKQGEEEIAVEEIADMLGTINYEVTCMLDRRIPRVYKENNEMTAVVNILRKN, from the coding sequence ATGAGCTTGAAATATGGAAGAGATACAATTGTTGAAGTTGACTTAAATGCTGTAAAACATAATGTAAAAGAATTTAAAAAACATGTGAATGATGAAAATATTACAATGATGGCTGCTGTAAAAGCGAATGGGTATGGCCATGGAGCAGTTGAAGTTGCCAAGTCTGCTATCGAAGCAGGAATAAACCAACTTGCAGTTGCATTTGTAGATGAAGCAATAGAATTAAGAGAAGCTGGAATCACTGTCCCGATTTTAATTTTGGGCTATACATCAGTAGCAGCTGTGGAAGATGCAATTCAATATGACGTTATGATGACTGTTTATAGAATTGAAGATTTACAAAGTATAAATGAAATTGCAAACCGTCTTCAAAAGAAAGTACAAATTCAAGTGAAAATTGATACAGGAATGAGTCGTATCGGTTTACAAGAAGAAGAAGTGAAACCATTTTTAGAAGAATTAAACCGTATGGAGTATGTGGAAGTGGTAGGAATGTTTACACATTACTCTACCGCTGATGAAACTGATAAAGCATATACGAATATGCAAACAGGTTTATTCGAAAAAGCTGTAAATACAGCAAAAGAATTGGGAATTCATTTTCCATATATTCATAGTTCAAACAGTGCAGGATCAATGGAACTTAGCAACACATTTCAAAATATGGTTCGTGTCGGTATTGGAATCTATGGAATGTATCCTTCGAAAGAAGTTGATCATACTGTTGTAGCGTTAAAACCAGCGTTGTCTTTAAAATCAAAAGTAGCTCATGTTAAACATGCGAAGAAAAAACGTGGTGTTAGTTATGGAAATACGTATGTAACAACGGGTGAAGAATGGATTGCAACTGTCCCGATTGGTTATGCGGATGGTTATAATCGTCAGTTGTCTAATAAAGGACATGCACTAATAAACGGAGTTCGAGTACCTGTTATTGGCCGTGTTTGTATGGATCAGCTTATGCTAGATGTTACGAAAGCAATGCCAGTACAAGTTGGAGATGAAGTTGTATTCTATGGTAAACAAGGCGAAGAAGAAATTGCGGTAGAAGAAATAGCAGATATGTTAGGGACAATTAACTATGAAGTTACATGTATGTTAGACAGAAGAATTCCACGTGTTTATAAAGAAAATAATGAAATGACTGCTGTTGTAAATATATTAAGAAAAAACTGA
- a CDS encoding 2-keto-4-pentenoate hydratase produces the protein MALVKGADLEIIDYLLQAEKERKEVVKVTDKHPDLTVEDAYKLQKCLIEQKMNEGSKRVGVKLGLTSKAKQQMMGIDEAIYGYLLEDMLAFEWEPLQYETLIHPKVEPEIAFLIGEDLQGTNVTADDVLKATKYVAPALEIIDSRYLNFKFTLPDVIADNCSSSKFLLGSRWMDAKEIDLASVGMVMSKNGKIATTGTGAAVLGHPAEAIAWAVNKLGLQNEGFKKGDIVLSGALSEAIAFKAGDSIIAQFDDLGSVAMFCE, from the coding sequence ATGGCTTTAGTGAAAGGGGCAGATTTAGAAATTATTGACTATTTACTTCAAGCTGAAAAGGAAAGGAAAGAAGTAGTAAAAGTAACGGATAAGCACCCAGATTTAACAGTAGAGGATGCTTATAAATTACAAAAATGTTTAATTGAACAGAAAATGAACGAAGGTTCTAAAAGAGTTGGTGTGAAACTTGGGTTAACGAGTAAAGCAAAACAACAAATGATGGGTATTGATGAAGCGATATACGGATATTTATTGGAAGATATGTTAGCGTTCGAATGGGAGCCATTGCAATACGAAACATTGATTCATCCAAAAGTAGAACCAGAGATTGCTTTTTTAATAGGTGAGGATTTACAGGGAACGAATGTGACAGCAGATGATGTATTAAAGGCAACAAAATATGTTGCGCCAGCTTTAGAGATTATTGATAGCAGGTATTTAAATTTTAAATTTACATTACCTGATGTAATAGCAGATAATTGTTCATCTTCAAAGTTTTTATTGGGAAGTAGATGGATGGATGCTAAAGAAATAGACTTAGCTAGTGTAGGGATGGTTATGTCGAAAAATGGTAAGATTGCTACAACTGGAACGGGGGCAGCAGTGCTGGGACATCCAGCAGAGGCAATTGCTTGGGCGGTAAATAAACTTGGTTTACAAAATGAAGGATTTAAAAAAGGTGATATTGTATTAAGTGGAGCATTATCTGAAGCGATTGCATTTAAAGCAGGAGATTCCATAATTGCACAATTTGATGATTTAGGAAGTGTAGCGATGTTTTGTGAATAA